Proteins found in one Sphaeramia orbicularis chromosome 8, fSphaOr1.1, whole genome shotgun sequence genomic segment:
- the LOC115423829 gene encoding nuclear protein 1-like, translated as MSHVDVKNLKPTSFEEEYYDQYEYYNLTDKYTEGSSRKGRTKKESSENTNRPNPGGHERKIVEKLQNSEKNRKQDQKQDQE; from the exons ATGAGTCATGTAGACGTGAAGAACCTGAAGCCCACCAGCTTTGAGGAGGAGTACTATGACCAATATGAGTACTACAACCTGACCGACAAGTACACAG aggGCTCGTCCAGGAAGGGCAGGACGAAGAAGGAGTCCAGTGAAAACACAAACCGACCAAACCCTGGAGGACATGAACGGAAGATAGTGGAAAAACTGCAGAACAGCGAGAAGAACCGGAAGCAGGACCAGAAGCAGGACCAGGAGTGA